The nucleotide window TTGCGCGACACGAGGTTCGACAGGCAGGCCGAAAGCTCGCGCGCGGTGAACGGTTTTTCCACGACCGGCCCGGTATAGCCCATGTCGCGCACCGTATCCTCGCTATGCGCGGTCACCAGCAGGTAGGGAATGCGCAGCTTCTCCATCGCCGCCACCAGCGGGCGACAGCTGTGCCCGCCCAGATCGACGTCGATCAACGCGCAGTCGATCAGCCGCGACCGCGTCTCGACAAAGGTCATGGCCGATTTCAGATCGGTGGGCGCGCCCACCACGGCAAAGCCGCCATCATCGAGCGTCCCCTCGATATCGGTGCGGATCAGAACGTCGTCCTCGACCACCAGGACGCGCCACGCCGATCCGGGCGCTTTCGCGAGGTCGCGCGCGCTGGCCGGTGCGGGGTCGGTCATACCCCCCAACTCGCCGGCCGCGTTCGAAAGGTCGGGATCAGGTCGAAAGGTCTGTGTGTAGGATCGCGTTGTCATACGTCATCATATAAGGACCAGCTCAATATATCATAACGATTTCACTGCCCTATAATGCTCACGCCACTCAACACACTCATTATGAGTAAGCTGTTGAATCCAAGGTGCGCAATCTGGTATCAGTGCATCTTCCGAATGGTCTTCGGCCTGACATCCCGTGGTGGAGCACCTCATGCCCGATTCCGGCTCTAAACGACTGGAAAGACTGCAAGTCATGATCTCCGAAGAGGAGCTAAAGGCGCTGGACGACTGGCGTTTCAAGTCCCACATGCCCAGCCGCGCCGCCACCGTGCGCGAACTGCTGAAGCGCGGACTTGCGGCCGAAGGCTACTTTTCCATCGCCGGCGACGGCTCCTCGTCGCGCGATTTTGGCGTCATTGCCTCGAAACCCGACAAGTCCCCGTAGGGTGGGTGAAAACCCACCGCCCGTCGGGTGAAAACCCACCGCCCGTCGCGTTAAGCCCCACCGCCCGTCGGGTGAAACCCCACCGTGCGCCGGGTGACAAGCACGCCACCGCCTCCTTCAGCCGAACGCGCGGTGGTTCTTCACATGCCGATCCACCAGCCGCCGCCCGCGCCCGCCCTTCACGAACAGCCGCGCCGGAACGTCCTGCCCGGCGATCGGACCGGCACCGGGCATGGCCAGACCGGCGCTTTGCGCAGTCTTCAGCGCCTTCATCGCTTCCTGCCCGCGATACAGGCTCTCGGCGCCGATCCCGTTGGCCCGCAGCACCTCGTGCCGGTCCATCACCACATGGTAATACTCGACTCCTCCCTCGCGCATGTCCACGGTGACCCCCGCGACGCCCAGCAGGAGCTTGGCCGGCAACAGCACCTCGGTCTGGCCGAACATGCGGTGCGCGATTTTCGAGCGGACGAGGATGCGATGCTGCGGCGACACCAGCAGGTCCTCCACCGGCAGCCCCGGCCCCAGCGCCCCCGTCGCGATGCGGATCGGGCGCACATGCGGGTTGCGCGCCAGCGTCGCGGCGCTCAGCGCGTGACGCTCGATGGCCCGCACCGGCTGCGGTCCGTGGTCGGCGGTCAGCACCAGGTCTCCCGCCGCCAGCGCCTCCACGGCAATCTCCGCCTCCGGCGACACCGCCGCGATCCGCGTGCCCGCTGCAAAGCAGACGACGTTCACGGCGTCGTTTGTGGTGCCGATCACCGCCGCGTCGCTGCCGCCCACATCGGTGATCCCGCCGGTCGTCACCGACTGGACATTCAGATCGCCATAACTGTCGTTGGGCAGGAGGAAATACCGCGT belongs to Roseovarius sp. THAF27 and includes:
- a CDS encoding response regulator, with product MTDPAPASARDLAKAPGSAWRVLVVEDDVLIRTDIEGTLDDGGFAVVGAPTDLKSAMTFVETRSRLIDCALIDVDLGGHSCRPLVAAMEKLRIPYLLVTAHSEDTVRDMGYTGPVVEKPFTARELSACLSNLVSRKPQEA
- a CDS encoding Hint domain-containing protein, coding for MATIHDLIEVTSISANTTYSTADGTLLGVVDGASGTDLNDGEFDEGDLIAIGGTTYTIDLIQEPSSSGSFLCGDGSTSAFGPQHEDNLDVMFLTVSSGGMTRYFLLPNDSYGDLNVQSVTTGGITDVGGSDAAVIGTTNDAVNVVCFAAGTRIAAVSPEAEIAVEALAAGDLVLTADHGPQPVRAIERHALSAATLARNPHVRPIRIATGALGPGLPVEDLLVSPQHRILVRSKIAHRMFGQTEVLLPAKLLLGVAGVTVDMREGGVEYYHVVMDRHEVLRANGIGAESLYRGQEAMKALKTAQSAGLAMPGAGPIAGQDVPARLFVKGGRGRRLVDRHVKNHRAFG